In Paramormyrops kingsleyae isolate MSU_618 chromosome 13, PKINGS_0.4, whole genome shotgun sequence, a single window of DNA contains:
- the znf276 gene encoding zinc finger protein 276, which yields MKRDRRGRLAARSPPTSHAQAAGADKRPGRRGRPRATVEKGTSEEGLEASRRSGGPVEAAEGGRLKAMAVPALAARAGDRTENGSHHTSSGRLSTEFCRLCHGKFSPRSLRYAFGQPQGRPVEEKREKSALFCADFQHLVGVPVSRDPLLSQFVCKSCHAQFYKCHSILLAFLRRVNLSPSSCDSTGDWGNSMCSKLVDDALLSASPITSSPQCLHKLVSWAHQHAEGCRSCPSLQEVLQGQYQGMVRAVWGCVEGHRYVVEAHMYPGSSPRKTATSLQPEREEETWRSGALKPGVVLTAAGLPEGMPKAPPSPATAPLNQSPGLKPMLSFDTIDATEGLVQSEEMATPIATEPLDIVGDSDLSDRDFSSEEDEERRKSGSSDELFEPYPGKRGVVSSKKGPNREPKMPLEPKARKKPGPKPGWKKMIKTEREELPTIYKCPHQGCTAVYRGADGMKKHIKEHHEEVRERPCPHPGCNKVFMIDRYLQRHVKLIHTEVRNYICDQCGQTFKQRKHLSVHQMRHSGAKPLQCEVCGFQCRQRASLKYHMTKHKAEEELEFACELCGKRFEKAHNLNVHMSMVHPLKHSGGPEPPPAPVPLPDCKDAPTPL from the exons ATGAAAAGGGACCGACGCGGGCGGCTTGCTGCTAGGTCACCACCGACAAGTCATGCCCAGGCAGCCGGGGCCGATAAGCGACCCGGGCGGCGAGGAAGACCGAGGGCGACCGTGGAAAAGGGCACTTCCGAAGAGGGGCTTGAGGCGAGCCGCAGGAGCGGCGGTCCCGTGGAAGCCGCTGAAGGGGGGCGGCTGAAGGCGATGGCGGTACCCGCTTTGGCAGCTAGAGCCGGCGACCGCACTGAAAACGGATCCCACCACACGA GTTCGGGTCGGCTCAGCACCGAGTTCTGCCGCCTGTGTCACGGCAAGTTTTCCCCGCGGAGCCTGCGATACGCATTTGGCCAGCCCCAGGGGCGCCCGGTGGAAGAGAAGAGGGAGAAGTCGGCGCTGTTCTGCGCAGACTTTCAGCACCTGGTGGGGGTGCCGGTGAGCCGCGACCCGCTGCTCTCACAGTTTGTCTGTAAGAGCTGCCATGCGCAGTTCTACAAGTGCCACAGCATCCTGCTCGCCTTCCTCCGGAGGGTCAACCTGTCGCCATCGTCGTGTGACAGCACAGGGGACTG GGGTAATTCTATGTGCTCGAAGTTGGTAGATGATGCCCTTTTGTCTG CATCCCCAATTACCTCTTCACCCCAGTGTCTCCACAAACTGGTGTCTTGGGCCCACCAGCATGCAGAAGGGTGCAGGTCCTGCCCCAGCCTGCAGGAGGTCCTGCAGGGGCAGTACCAGGGCATGGTGAGGGCAGTGTGGGGGTGTGTAGAGGGACACCGCTATGTGGTGGAAGCCCACATGTACCCAGGCTCCAGCCCCAGGAAAACAGCCACATCACTGCAGCcggagagggaggaagagacCTGGAGGAGCGGGGCCCTCAAACCTGGGGTGGTCCTCACAGCCGCCGGCCTACCCGAGGGAATGCCTAaagccccgcccagcccggccaCGGCACCTCTGAACCAGAGTCCCGGCCTGAAGCCCATGCTGAGCTTTGACACTATAGATGCCACAGAGG GACTGGTGCAGAGTGAGGAAATGGCCACGCCCATTGCAACCGAGCCTCTGGACATAGTGGGGGACAGCGACCTCTCTGACAG GGACTTTTCAAgcgaggaggatgaggagaggAGGAAGAGCGGCTCGTCGGATGAGCTGTTTGAACCGTACCCCGGAAAGCG AGGAGTGGTTTCCTCAAAGAAAGGCCCCAACCGGGAGCCCAAGATGCCCCTTGAGCcgaaagcaaggaagaagccagGGCCCAAGCCAGGCTGGAAGAAGATGATCAAGACTGAAAG AGAGGAGCTGCCCACCATTTACAAGTGCCCCCACCAAGGCTGCACAGCAGTGTACCGCGGCGCCGACGGCATGAAG AAGCACATCAAGGAGCACCATGAGGAGGTCCGGGAGCggccctgcccccaccccggCTGCAACAAGGTGTTCATGATCGACCGCTACCTTCAGCGGCACGTCAAGCTGATCCACACGG AGGTGAGGAACTACATCTGCGACCAATGCGGACAGACGTTCAAACAGAGGAAGCACCTTTCTGTCCACCAGATGCGACACTCCGGAGCGAAGCCGCTGCA GTGTGAGGTGTGCGGGTTCCAGTGCCGCCAGCGCGCCTCCCTCAAATACCACATGACGAAGCACAAGgcggaggaggagctggagttcGCCTGCGAGCTGTGCGGCAAGCGCTTCGAGAAGGCGCACAACCTCAACGTGCACATGTCCATGGTGCACCCGCTGAAGCACAGCGGCGGGCCCGAGCCGCCCCCGGCCCCTGTGCCGCTGCCCGACTGCAAGGATGCACCCACTCCCCTGTGA